A stretch of the Phyllopteryx taeniolatus isolate TA_2022b chromosome 5, UOR_Ptae_1.2, whole genome shotgun sequence genome encodes the following:
- the samm50 gene encoding sorting and assembly machinery component 50 homolog A isoform X1, translated as MGTVHARSLDPLPMQGPELGVHADDIEPPEIEQEPKQEILENKDVVVQRVHIDGLGRTKEDLLSYEISDVFRARNLIDVMKRSHEARQKLLRLGIFRKVEVVIDTSRGDDALPNGLDVTFEVIELRRITGSYNTMVGNNEGSMVLGMKLPNVFGRAEKVTFQFSYGTKETSYGLSFFKPQVGNFERNITLNAYKVTGQFPWSSLRETDRGVSAELNFPVWKTNQTLKWEGVWRDLGCLARTASFAVRKESGHSLKSSLAHAMVIDTRNSSILPRKGGLLKIHQELAGYTGGDASFLKEDFEIQLNKSLFWDSVLSASLWGGLLLPIGEKPTSIADRFYLGGPTSVRGFSMYSMGPQSEGMTGDYLGGEAYWAGGLHLYTPLPFRPGKGGFGDLFRTHFFLNAGNLCNLNYGEGPQAHLKKLAECIRWSYGLGIVLRLGNIARLELNYCIPMGVQSGDRICDGVQFGAGIRFL; from the exons GTGGTAGTCCAAAGGGTGCACATAGATGGGCTCGGGAGGACCAAGGAGGACCTGCTGTCTTATGAAATCTCAGATGTTTTCCGCGCAAGGAATTTAATCgat gTGATGAAACGATCTCACGAAGCCAGGCAGAAGCTGCTCCGTCTCGGAATCTTCCGTAAAGTCGAAGTTGTTATTGACACCTCCAGAG gTGATGACGCTCTTCCCAACGGCCTCGACGTGACATTCGAGGTCATTGAGCTGAGGCGGATTACAGGCAGTTACAACACTATGGTCGGGAACAATGAAGGAAGCATG GTGCTGGGAATGAAGTTGCCCAATGTTTTTGGCCGGGCCGAGAAGGTAACCTTTCAGTTCTCGTACGGCACCAAAGAGACTTCCTATGGCCTTTCCTTTTTCAAACCTCAAGTGGGGAACTTTGAACGCAA CATCACACTCAACGCCTACAAAGTAACCGGTCAGTTTCCCTGGAGTTCGCTGAGGGAGACGGATCGAGGCGTCTCCGCCGAGCTGAAC TTCCCTGTGTGGAAGACCAACCAAACCTTGAAATGGGAAGGCGTGTGGAGAGATTTGGGATGTCTGGCTCGCACCGCCTCCTTTGCTGTCCGAAAAGAGAGTGGACATTCTCTCAAGTCGTCACTTGCG CACGCCATGGTCATTGACACCAGAAACTCCTCCATCCTGCCCAGGAAAGGCGGCCTGTTGAAAATCCATCAG GAGCTCGCCGGTTACACGGGTGGAGATGCCAGTTTCCTGAAGGAGGACTTTGAGATCCAGCTCAATAAAAGCCTCTTCTGGGACTCT gtTCTGTCTGCCTCCTTGTGGGGCGGTTTGCTGCTGCCTATTGGTGAAAAGCCAACAAGCATAGCAGACAG GTTCTATCTGGGCGGTCCCACCAGTGTTCGTGGTTTTAGCATGTACAGCATGGGCCCACAGAGTGAA GGTATGACAGGCGATTACCTGGGAGGAGAAGCCTACTGGGCAGGAGGCCTTCACCTCTACACTCCGCTGCCCTTCCGGCCAGGCAAGGGAGGCTTCGGTGACCTCTTCCGAACGCATTTCTTCCTCAACGCCGGGAATCTTTGTAACCTCAACTATG GGGAGGGCCCTCAAGCACATTTGAAGAAACTAGCAGAGTGCATCCGCTGGTCGTATGGACTTGGCATTGTGTTGCGTTTGGGCAACATTGCCAGACTGGAGTTGAACTACTGCATTCCCATGGGAGTCCAGAGTGGAGACAG GATATGTGATGGAGTCCAATTTGGAGCAGGAATACGCTTCCTCTGA
- the samm50 gene encoding sorting and assembly machinery component 50 homolog A isoform X2 produces the protein MGTVHARSLDPLPMQGPELGVHADDIEPPEIEQEPKQEILENKDVVVQRVHIDGLGRTKEDLLSYEISDVFRARNLIDVMKRSHEARQKLLRLGIFRKVEVVIDTSRGDDALPNGLDVTFEVIELRRITGSYNTMVGNNEGSMVLGMKLPNVFGRAEKVTFQFSYGTKETSYGLSFFKPQVGNFERNITLNAYKVTGQFPWSSLRETDRGVSAELNFPVWKTNQTLKWEGVWRDLGCLARTASFAVRKESGHSLKSSLAHAMVIDTRNSSILPRKGGLLKIHQELAGYTGGDASFLKEDFEIQLNKSLFWDSVLSASLWGGLLLPIGEKPTSIADRFYLGGPTSVRGFSMYSMGPQSEGDYLGGEAYWAGGLHLYTPLPFRPGKGGFGDLFRTHFFLNAGNLCNLNYGEGPQAHLKKLAECIRWSYGLGIVLRLGNIARLELNYCIPMGVQSGDRICDGVQFGAGIRFL, from the exons GTGGTAGTCCAAAGGGTGCACATAGATGGGCTCGGGAGGACCAAGGAGGACCTGCTGTCTTATGAAATCTCAGATGTTTTCCGCGCAAGGAATTTAATCgat gTGATGAAACGATCTCACGAAGCCAGGCAGAAGCTGCTCCGTCTCGGAATCTTCCGTAAAGTCGAAGTTGTTATTGACACCTCCAGAG gTGATGACGCTCTTCCCAACGGCCTCGACGTGACATTCGAGGTCATTGAGCTGAGGCGGATTACAGGCAGTTACAACACTATGGTCGGGAACAATGAAGGAAGCATG GTGCTGGGAATGAAGTTGCCCAATGTTTTTGGCCGGGCCGAGAAGGTAACCTTTCAGTTCTCGTACGGCACCAAAGAGACTTCCTATGGCCTTTCCTTTTTCAAACCTCAAGTGGGGAACTTTGAACGCAA CATCACACTCAACGCCTACAAAGTAACCGGTCAGTTTCCCTGGAGTTCGCTGAGGGAGACGGATCGAGGCGTCTCCGCCGAGCTGAAC TTCCCTGTGTGGAAGACCAACCAAACCTTGAAATGGGAAGGCGTGTGGAGAGATTTGGGATGTCTGGCTCGCACCGCCTCCTTTGCTGTCCGAAAAGAGAGTGGACATTCTCTCAAGTCGTCACTTGCG CACGCCATGGTCATTGACACCAGAAACTCCTCCATCCTGCCCAGGAAAGGCGGCCTGTTGAAAATCCATCAG GAGCTCGCCGGTTACACGGGTGGAGATGCCAGTTTCCTGAAGGAGGACTTTGAGATCCAGCTCAATAAAAGCCTCTTCTGGGACTCT gtTCTGTCTGCCTCCTTGTGGGGCGGTTTGCTGCTGCCTATTGGTGAAAAGCCAACAAGCATAGCAGACAG GTTCTATCTGGGCGGTCCCACCAGTGTTCGTGGTTTTAGCATGTACAGCATGGGCCCACAGAGTGAAG GCGATTACCTGGGAGGAGAAGCCTACTGGGCAGGAGGCCTTCACCTCTACACTCCGCTGCCCTTCCGGCCAGGCAAGGGAGGCTTCGGTGACCTCTTCCGAACGCATTTCTTCCTCAACGCCGGGAATCTTTGTAACCTCAACTATG GGGAGGGCCCTCAAGCACATTTGAAGAAACTAGCAGAGTGCATCCGCTGGTCGTATGGACTTGGCATTGTGTTGCGTTTGGGCAACATTGCCAGACTGGAGTTGAACTACTGCATTCCCATGGGAGTCCAGAGTGGAGACAG GATATGTGATGGAGTCCAATTTGGAGCAGGAATACGCTTCCTCTGA